A genomic segment from Nicotiana tabacum cultivar K326 chromosome 9, ASM71507v2, whole genome shotgun sequence encodes:
- the LOC107773043 gene encoding uncharacterized protein LOC107773043 isoform X1 gives MASALASNFLNTIKEKLRVSFDKFFVTDLCRVVLISGVVLYFASIFLFNDSNCSSSDLLYFSRSKTPQFGHDSNPTNLSHLLFGLLGSEEAWHYRKEYIESWWRPNKTHGYLFLDVTPTGDDLLPWSSSSPPYRVSDNITNLIEETNHVAPTMARMVHGIMEVFREEHEGVRWVVMGDDDSIFFVDNMVDVLAQYDHTKYYYLGGQSEYLLSNYWYSFNQAFGGAGFILSYPLAKAMSKYIESCLRRYPFLRSADQITMVCISDVGVNLTPLKGSHQIDLRGDISGLLSSHPKAPLMSLHHLDAADPIFPSMERLQSVHHLMNAAKFDQSRMLQQVICYNRPNNWSFSISWGYSIHIYENILPRSHLQIPIETFQPWGVTPKDPPYYLLNTRLPTNDSCQAPHVFFLESVETRKNEILTMFSRSLPRGLPACSYSGSHSADDISKIEVYSSRRKRIDMDRCECCDVTHKSGTSNAKVKLRECHMDEIIA, from the exons ATGGCATCTGCATTGGCTTCCAATTTCTTAAATACAATCAAAGAAAAGCTTAGAGTTTCATTTGACAAGTTCTTTGTTACTGATCTTTGCAGAGTGGTGCTGATTTCAGGTGTTGTTCTTTACTTTGCTTCAATTTTCCTTTTCAATGATTCCAATTGTTCATCTTCTGATCTCTTATATTTCTCAAGATCTAAAACCCCACAATTTGGTCATGATTCTAACCCTACCAACCTTAGCCATCTACTATTTGGACTTCTTGGCTCTGAGGAGGCATGGCATTATAGAAAAGAATATATTGAATCATGGTGGAGACCAAATAAAACGCACggttatctctttcttgatgTAACTCCAACGGGCGATGATCTTTTGCCATGGTCCTCGTCTTCCCCGCCTTATAGAGTATCCGATAACATAACAAACTTAATTGAAGAAACTAACCATGTCGCGCCAACTATGGCACGAATGGTACATGGAATAATGGAGGTGTTTAGAGAGGAACATGAAGGGGTGAGATGGGTAGTAATGGGGGACGACGATTCAATATTTTTTGTGGATAATATGGTTGATGTTCTTGCGCAGTATGATCATACGAAATATTACTATTTGGGGGGTCAATCAGAGTATCTTTTATCGAATTATTGGTATTCATTTAATCAAGCTTTTGGTGGAGCTGGATTTATTTTGAGTTATCCATTGGCAAAAGCAATGTCTAAGTATATAGAAAGCTGCTTGAGGAGATATCCATTCTTGAGATCTGCTGATCAAATAACTATGGTTTGCATATCTGATGTTGGTGTCAATCTTACTCCTCTTAAAGGTAGCCACCAG ATAGATTTGCGCGGTGATATATCGGGTTTGTTATCGTCTCATCCAAAAGCTCCATTAATGTCTCTTCATCATCTAGATGCTGCAGACCCAATCTTTCCTTCAATGGAAAGACTTCAATCTGTACACCACCTTATGAATGCGGCAAAATTCGATCAATCTCGCATGTTACAACAAGTTATCTGCTACAACAGGCCAAATAACTGGTCGTTTTCTATTTCATGGGGTTACTCAATACATATTTATGAGAACATTTTGCCTAGGAGCCATTTACAAATCCCTATTGAAACATTTCAACCATGGGGAGTTACACCTAAAGACCCTCCATATTACTTGTTAAATACAAGGTTGCCTACAAATGATTCATGTCAAGCTCCTCATGTTTTTTTCCTAGAATCTGTTGAAACGAGGAAAAATGAAATTCTTACTATGTTTTCGCGATCATTGCCTCGAGGATTGCCAGCTTGTTCTTACAGTGGTAGCCATTCTGCAGATGATATCTCCAAGATTGAAGTTTACTCTTCAAGAAGAAAGCGAATAGAC atgGATAGATGCGAGTGTTGTGATGTGACACACAAAAGTGGCACAAGCAATGCAAAGGTTAAACTCAGGGAATGTCATATGGATGAGATAATTGCTTAG
- the LOC107828915 gene encoding protein TRAUCO — MENLMATYQDDDEEESTAAVEAPPSAAEAPLIPVEASPSSSEAPPSVAENGSANTPEPEPELPITDPKIPPKEEEYDDDDDDVDEDEEEEPPPKKQKPLSTLTLTPPKVEEEEQRNGEMTKLPLSTPTITAAAKETPTPTSSKKAKYKKKNNNNNLWTKPSSRKGKKKKQNNNNNNSSNTKNNKNGAVSAQESEDKVYITPIPRFPDKNDDSPDMKICLSKVYKAEKVDISEDRLTAGSIKGYRMVRATRGVLEGAWYFEIKVMKLGESGHTRLGWSTDKGDLQAPVGYDGNSFGYRDIDGSKIHKALREKYGEQGYGEGDVIGFYINLPEGSQYAPKPPRLVWYKGQRYMCASDPKEDPPKIIPGSEMSFFKNGICQGVAFKDLYGGRYYPAASMYTLPDQPNCIVKFNFGPDFECFPENFGGRAVPRPMVEVPYHGFDGRVENGDSWHSTRMCPMLKVVKEHVNKIGEAAEMVSKA, encoded by the exons ATGGAGAATCTCATGGCCACTTACCAAGAcgacgacgaagaagaaagcACCGCCGCCGTCGAAGCTCCACCGTCCGCCGCCGAAGCTCCACTAATCCCCGTCGAAGCTTCACCATCCTCCTCCGAAGCTCCACCATCAGTTGCCGAAAATGGCAGTGCGAATACTCCAGAACCCGAACCCGAATTGCCCATCACCGACCCGAAAATTCCCCCTAAAGAAGAAGAATACGACGACGACGATGATGACGTGgacgaagatgaagaagaagagccACCACCGAAGAAGCAAAAGCCACTTTCCACTTTAACCCTAACACCACCAAAAGTAGAAGAAGAGGAACAGCGAAATGGTGAAATGACCAAATTGCCCTTGTCAACACCCACAATTACAGCAGCAGCAAAGGAAACTCCGACCCCCACAAGCAGCAAGAAAGCAaaatacaagaagaaaaacaacaacaacaacctctGGACAAAACCCAGTTCACGCAAAGgcaaaaaaaagaagcaaaacaacaacaacaacaacagcagcaacacaaaaaacaacaaaaacggCGCCGTTTCAGCACAAGAATCTGAAGACAAAGTTTACATTACACCGATCCCAAGATTCCCTGACAAAAATGACGACAGCCCAGATATGAAAATCTGCCTTTCAAAAGTTTACAAAGCAGAAAAAGTGGACATAAGTGAAGATAGATTAACAGCAGGGAGTATTAAAGGTTACAGAATGGTGAGAGCAACAAGAGGAGTATTAGAAGGAGCATGGTATTTTGAGATTAAAGTAATGAAATTAGGTGAAAGTGGGCATACAAGACTTGGGTGGTCAACTGATAAAGGGGATTTACAAGCACCTGTTGGATATGATGGGAATAGTTTTGGGTATAGAGATATTGATGGTAGCAAGATTCATAAAGCTTTAAGGGAGAAATATGGGGAGCAAGGGTATGGTGAAGGTGATGTTATTGGTTTTTACATTAATTTGCCTGAAGGTAGTCAGTATGCCCCGAAACCGCCGAGACTTGTTTGGTATAAGGGACAGAGGTATATGTGTGCTTCTGATCCTAAGGAAGATCCCCCCAAAATAATTCCTG GGAGTGAGATGTCTTTCTTCAAAAATGGAATATGTCAAGGTGTTGCTTTCAAGGATCTTTATGGTGGTCGTTACTACCCTGCTGCTTCAATGTATACACTTCCCGACCAACCTAATTGCATTGTGAAGTTCAATTTTGGCCCTGACTTTGAATGCTTTCCTGAAAATTTTGGTGGGCGCGCTGTTCCGAGACCGATGGTTGAAGTTCCTTATCATGGCTTTGATGGAAGAGTCGAGAATG GTGATTCATGGCATTCAACTAGGATGTGCCCTATGCTCAAAGTGGTAAAAGAGCACGTAAATAAAATTGGAGAAGCTGCTGAAATGGTCAGCAAAGCTTGA
- the LOC142164114 gene encoding uncharacterized protein LOC142164114 — protein sequence MELLALKTGLQLACEKNFLSLEIETDATDIIHMHDRDTCSMYSNLVTECKSLLKKLENPPIRHNFREGNKVAHFLSTQGSKQANNIPLSLWEQPPDAFLKIVHDDKIGSTEPRLVSSNVLTSLAELGNSFVTCKPNENNTVSVSTNERNVTLALCNRIS from the coding sequence ATGGAGCTACTAGCTCTCAAAACTGGGCTACAATTAGCCTGTGAAAAAAACTTTTTAAGCTTAGAAATTGAAACTGATGCTACAGATATCATTCACATGCATGATAGAGATACTTGTTCGATGTATTCTAACTTGGTTACTGAGTGCAAGTCACTACTGAAGAAACTGGAGAATCCGCCGATCCGGCATAACTTCAGAGAAGGAAACAAGGTTGCTCACTTTTTGTCCACCCAAGGATCCAAGCAAGCAAACAACATCCCTCTATCTCTTTGGGAGCAACCACCAGATGCCTTTTTGAAAATAGTCCATGACGACAAAATTGGCTCTACTGAACCTAGGCTTGTATCTAGTAATGTACTTACTAGCTTGGCTGAACTTGGGAATTCTTTTGTAACTTGTAAACCAAATGAAAACAACACAGTGTCCGTATCTACTAATGAGCGCAATGTGACTCTAGCTTTATGTAATAGAATTAGCTAA
- the LOC107773043 gene encoding uncharacterized protein LOC107773043 isoform X2 has protein sequence MASNNTLKLSVLKIVGSIISLLPLVVLISGVVLYFASIFLFNDSNCSSSDLLYFSRSKTPQFGHDSNPTNLSHLLFGLLGSEEAWHYRKEYIESWWRPNKTHGYLFLDVTPTGDDLLPWSSSSPPYRVSDNITNLIEETNHVAPTMARMVHGIMEVFREEHEGVRWVVMGDDDSIFFVDNMVDVLAQYDHTKYYYLGGQSEYLLSNYWYSFNQAFGGAGFILSYPLAKAMSKYIESCLRRYPFLRSADQITMVCISDVGVNLTPLKGSHQIDLRGDISGLLSSHPKAPLMSLHHLDAADPIFPSMERLQSVHHLMNAAKFDQSRMLQQVICYNRPNNWSFSISWGYSIHIYENILPRSHLQIPIETFQPWGVTPKDPPYYLLNTRLPTNDSCQAPHVFFLESVETRKNEILTMFSRSLPRGLPACSYSGSHSADDISKIEVYSSRRKRIDMDRCECCDVTHKSGTSNAKVKLRECHMDEIIA, from the exons ATGGCTTCGAACAATACGTTGAAATTATCTGTTCTGAAGATCGTTGGCTCCATTATATCGCTTCTTCCCCT AGTGGTGCTGATTTCAGGTGTTGTTCTTTACTTTGCTTCAATTTTCCTTTTCAATGATTCCAATTGTTCATCTTCTGATCTCTTATATTTCTCAAGATCTAAAACCCCACAATTTGGTCATGATTCTAACCCTACCAACCTTAGCCATCTACTATTTGGACTTCTTGGCTCTGAGGAGGCATGGCATTATAGAAAAGAATATATTGAATCATGGTGGAGACCAAATAAAACGCACggttatctctttcttgatgTAACTCCAACGGGCGATGATCTTTTGCCATGGTCCTCGTCTTCCCCGCCTTATAGAGTATCCGATAACATAACAAACTTAATTGAAGAAACTAACCATGTCGCGCCAACTATGGCACGAATGGTACATGGAATAATGGAGGTGTTTAGAGAGGAACATGAAGGGGTGAGATGGGTAGTAATGGGGGACGACGATTCAATATTTTTTGTGGATAATATGGTTGATGTTCTTGCGCAGTATGATCATACGAAATATTACTATTTGGGGGGTCAATCAGAGTATCTTTTATCGAATTATTGGTATTCATTTAATCAAGCTTTTGGTGGAGCTGGATTTATTTTGAGTTATCCATTGGCAAAAGCAATGTCTAAGTATATAGAAAGCTGCTTGAGGAGATATCCATTCTTGAGATCTGCTGATCAAATAACTATGGTTTGCATATCTGATGTTGGTGTCAATCTTACTCCTCTTAAAGGTAGCCACCAG ATAGATTTGCGCGGTGATATATCGGGTTTGTTATCGTCTCATCCAAAAGCTCCATTAATGTCTCTTCATCATCTAGATGCTGCAGACCCAATCTTTCCTTCAATGGAAAGACTTCAATCTGTACACCACCTTATGAATGCGGCAAAATTCGATCAATCTCGCATGTTACAACAAGTTATCTGCTACAACAGGCCAAATAACTGGTCGTTTTCTATTTCATGGGGTTACTCAATACATATTTATGAGAACATTTTGCCTAGGAGCCATTTACAAATCCCTATTGAAACATTTCAACCATGGGGAGTTACACCTAAAGACCCTCCATATTACTTGTTAAATACAAGGTTGCCTACAAATGATTCATGTCAAGCTCCTCATGTTTTTTTCCTAGAATCTGTTGAAACGAGGAAAAATGAAATTCTTACTATGTTTTCGCGATCATTGCCTCGAGGATTGCCAGCTTGTTCTTACAGTGGTAGCCATTCTGCAGATGATATCTCCAAGATTGAAGTTTACTCTTCAAGAAGAAAGCGAATAGAC atgGATAGATGCGAGTGTTGTGATGTGACACACAAAAGTGGCACAAGCAATGCAAAGGTTAAACTCAGGGAATGTCATATGGATGAGATAATTGCTTAG
- the LOC142164113 gene encoding uncharacterized protein LOC142164113, which translates to MNFVAKGLLGGIIYASSVQVVWEDLAKRFNKVDGSRTFNLNKEIATLSQGTTSMSVYFSELKDLWEEFEALVPESGCDCPKSRESVSYLQKLKLYQFLMGLNDSYSQARSQILMRSPTPTVNQAYALILSDEGQKFVVATTGILGANPTGQMGSFEAAMYSKIGGN; encoded by the coding sequence ATGAATTTTGTGGCAAAAGGTCTTCTTGGAGGAATCATATATGCATCTAGTGTACAAGTGGTCTGGGAAGATCTAGCAAAAAGGTTTAACAAAGTAGATGGCTCAAGAACTTTCAATCTAAATAAGGAAATAGCTACTCTATCACAAGGTACAACTTCAATGTCTGTGTACTTTTCAGAACTGAAAGATCTATGGGAAGAATTTGAAGCCTTGGTGCCAGAATCTGGGTGTGACTGTCCAAAATCAAGGGAGTCTGTGAGTTACTTACAGAAATTAAAGCTGTATCAGTTCTTGATGGGATTAAATGATTCATATTCTCAAGCTAGGAGTCAGATTCTAATGAGAAGTCCCACTCCTACTGTTAATCAGGCATATGCCTTAATTTTGAGTGATGAGGGACAAAAATTTGTTGTTGCTACTACAGGAATCTTGGGAGCTAATCCAACAGGTCAAATGGGAAGTTTTGAAGCTGCAATGTACTCTAAGATTGGAGGAAATTAG